From the genome of Spirosomataceae bacterium TFI 002, one region includes:
- a CDS encoding mannose-1-phosphate guanylyltransferase (GDP) produces MKNNYVVIMAGGVGTRFWPFSRQSFPKQFHDVLGTGRTLLQQTADRFENVCPSENIYIVTGEPYKQITAEQLPYLTDDQILCEPGRRNTAPCIAYACFKILAKNPDANIVVAPADHVIIKEEEFKRRVLVALDFANNNDALVTLGIQPTHANTGYGYIHFDESGDGVHEVKTFTEKPNLELATKFVESGDYLWNAGIFVWSGKSISSAFSKYLPEMYEAFKAANSLFYTDGEKDALALAYPQCRKISIDNGLMEKADNVYVVPSDIGWSDLGTWKSVYELSEKDENGNAIDANAMIYNSTNCIVKTPKDKMVVVSGLDGYIVSEFKNVLMICKIDDEQKVKEFVNDAEKVGKEFV; encoded by the coding sequence ATGAAAAATAATTATGTAGTTATCATGGCTGGAGGAGTAGGTACTCGATTTTGGCCTTTTAGTAGACAATCGTTTCCTAAGCAGTTCCATGATGTTTTAGGAACTGGACGTACGCTACTTCAACAAACCGCAGATAGGTTTGAAAATGTGTGTCCTAGTGAAAATATCTACATAGTTACTGGTGAGCCATATAAACAAATCACTGCCGAACAGCTTCCATACCTCACAGATGATCAAATCTTGTGTGAACCGGGCCGTAGGAATACAGCACCTTGTATTGCTTATGCTTGTTTTAAGATTTTAGCAAAAAATCCTGATGCCAATATAGTTGTTGCTCCAGCTGATCATGTCATTATAAAAGAAGAAGAATTTAAACGAAGAGTTCTTGTCGCTTTAGATTTTGCAAATAATAACGATGCCCTTGTAACACTTGGAATTCAGCCAACTCATGCCAATACAGGTTATGGTTACATACACTTTGATGAAAGTGGCGATGGTGTTCATGAGGTTAAGACTTTTACTGAAAAGCCAAATCTTGAGCTTGCTACTAAGTTTGTTGAAAGTGGAGATTACCTTTGGAATGCAGGAATTTTTGTGTGGTCGGGTAAATCAATTTCCAGTGCTTTCTCCAAATATCTCCCCGAAATGTATGAGGCCTTCAAAGCTGCAAATTCATTATTCTATACCGATGGAGAAAAAGATGCTTTAGCCTTAGCATATCCACAATGTCGAAAAATATCTATCGACAATGGCTTAATGGAAAAGGCTGACAATGTTTATGTAGTGCCGAGCGATATTGGCTGGTCAGATTTGGGAACATGGAAAAGCGTTTATGAACTTTCGGAAAAGGATGAAAATGGGAATGCAATTGATGCAAATGCCATGATATACAATTCTACAAATTGTATTGTAAAAACACCGAAGGACAAAATGGTCGTTGTGAGTGGCTTAGATGGCTACATCGTAAGCGAGTTCAAAAACGTTTTGATGATTTGTAAAATTGATGACGAGCAGAAGGTGAAGGAGTTTGTAAATGACGCAGAGAAAGTAGGAAAGGAATTTGTTTAG
- a CDS encoding Por secretion system C-terminal sorting domain-containing protein: MIRVKRNFFTTILLFLSQFTFAQEKYIQWQSSLGGRYSENANAVVQTSDKGYIIVGSTNSKNSFDVGDSQAYEGQGGSDYWVVKLDVTGKLEWSKTFGGSDDDVATDIVKAHNGDYVIIGTTVSTDGDANFNGTNGGLLIIRIKENGDRVSSRVIPGGRRFTEPIYAYADNFSRPSIVKLANGDLMIGATREVGQSPYYAKQFYLSRLTPFGDTLWERQYGSTKDEVMADLLVTSDGGILMIGSTNADAKEISGAGKGFYDFFAVKTDQNGVELWRKAWGGANFDNLNGGIETNSRDGYLLVGESSSKDGIFTSLGQKDAVVIKVDQNGNLKWTKNIGGELNEALFDIVKGNNNTYLAIGTGESQVGNVQPKGPLTDVFTVSIDENGIISDYGLFGGADIDIARGGMTLSENEMILVGTSRSESDDLTLNHGENDMWVFKIGPPPPVIFGVFFSNLNDDQNGLVEWSTRGQNNAKKMILEKSTDNKTFSVIREFDITENTKSTRLYSYVDKKMIVGNNYYRLKYTDINDIQYNGPNLTFNFIPLNTSPEASFLGEIDIFPNPATEKITIRNIGKDAVIKMINTRGILSPIKPIFINQGWEIPVTTQLTSGSYILSIVSEGKATSHKIVVL; encoded by the coding sequence TTGATCCGAGTGAAAAGAAATTTCTTCACAACTATTTTATTATTCTTATCCCAATTTACCTTCGCACAGGAGAAATATATCCAGTGGCAAAGCTCTCTTGGTGGTCGCTATAGCGAAAATGCCAATGCCGTTGTTCAAACTTCGGACAAGGGCTATATCATTGTTGGCTCCACTAACAGCAAAAACAGTTTTGATGTTGGAGACTCTCAAGCTTATGAAGGTCAAGGTGGAAGTGACTATTGGGTTGTTAAATTAGATGTGACGGGTAAACTAGAATGGTCCAAAACTTTTGGCGGCTCAGACGACGACGTAGCAACGGATATTGTAAAAGCTCATAATGGCGACTATGTGATCATTGGTACCACTGTTTCTACAGATGGCGATGCTAATTTCAACGGAACCAACGGTGGACTGCTTATCATACGAATTAAAGAAAATGGCGACCGTGTAAGTTCAAGAGTAATTCCGGGAGGAAGACGATTCACAGAACCCATCTACGCATATGCTGATAACTTTTCAAGACCTTCTATAGTAAAGCTTGCAAATGGTGATTTGATGATAGGTGCCACACGAGAAGTAGGACAATCTCCATATTATGCCAAGCAGTTTTACCTATCACGTCTCACACCATTTGGAGATACCCTTTGGGAAAGACAATACGGCAGCACCAAAGATGAAGTTATGGCGGACCTTTTGGTCACATCGGACGGTGGAATCCTAATGATAGGTAGCACAAACGCTGATGCCAAAGAAATAAGCGGAGCTGGTAAAGGGTTTTATGACTTTTTTGCTGTTAAAACTGATCAAAATGGAGTAGAACTCTGGCGTAAAGCCTGGGGAGGAGCAAACTTTGACAATTTAAACGGAGGCATAGAAACCAACTCTCGTGACGGTTATTTACTTGTAGGAGAATCTTCATCCAAAGATGGCATTTTCACAAGCTTAGGGCAAAAAGATGCTGTTGTCATTAAGGTAGATCAAAATGGAAACCTTAAATGGACTAAGAATATTGGAGGAGAACTGAACGAAGCCTTATTTGACATTGTCAAGGGCAACAATAATACTTATCTCGCAATAGGTACGGGAGAATCTCAAGTTGGCAATGTGCAACCCAAAGGGCCACTTACGGATGTATTCACAGTTTCTATAGATGAGAATGGAATCATTAGCGATTATGGACTTTTTGGAGGTGCCGATATTGATATTGCAAGGGGCGGAATGACACTCAGCGAGAATGAAATGATATTGGTAGGAACCTCACGCTCTGAGTCCGATGACTTGACACTGAATCATGGAGAAAATGACATGTGGGTTTTTAAGATTGGCCCTCCCCCACCAGTAATTTTTGGAGTTTTCTTTTCTAATCTGAACGATGATCAAAATGGCCTTGTAGAATGGTCCACTCGTGGGCAAAACAATGCTAAAAAAATGATTTTGGAAAAAAGCACTGACAACAAAACATTCAGCGTAATAAGAGAATTCGACATTACCGAAAACACAAAAAGCACTCGACTCTATTCATATGTAGACAAGAAAATGATTGTTGGCAATAACTACTACCGACTTAAATACACCGACATTAACGATATCCAATACAATGGGCCGAATTTGACATTCAATTTCATCCCTCTTAACACGAGCCCAGAAGCTTCTTTTTTGGGAGAAATAGACATTTTCCCTAATCCTGCGACTGAAAAAATCACCATTAGAAATATTGGGAAAGACGCTGTAATTAAGATGATCAATACACGTGGAATCTTAAGCCCTATAAAACCAATTTTCATAAATCAAGGCTGGGAAATCCCTGTTACCACTCAGCTAACTAGCGGATCGTATATTTTGAGTATTGTTTCGGAAGGGAAAGCAACTAGTCACAAAATTGTTGTGCTCTAA
- a CDS encoding Beta-lactamase enzyme family protein, with amino-acid sequence MCLFWTKISNTTVKYFFTAFLISISSFFLQAQKTDKALNSILKKNKKLSTVLSNPIEYRVQVLYTTIKNGKPGKTLAYNLNDKNYFYPASTIKLPAVLLALEKLNKIGPSNGIDLNTPMRVESNLENYPSVFYDSTAHNFYPSIGNYCKKILLVSDNDAFNRLYDFVGPKALNQTMHEKGYKNFRAAHRLSISLSPEVNRSKPEVTFGTIKQIPSTPDFAKTDRMEVSTAEHIYHEPASIKEAPEPKPGKPIFIGKGYMNDDKLINKPMDFSSKNVFTLKEQHEVIMSLFFPNDVAASKRFNLSKEQESFVKKYMSMLPRESDFPKYEESRFYDSYVTYFMYGDQKTRIPDNIRIYNKVGGAYGFLIDNAYITDSNSGVEFILSAVVYCNKDGILNDDKYDYNEIGYPFLAELGRTIFDYELRKK; translated from the coding sequence ATGTGTTTATTTTGGACAAAAATAAGCAATACCACAGTGAAATACTTCTTTACGGCATTTTTGATCTCAATTTCTTCCTTTTTCCTGCAGGCTCAAAAAACCGATAAAGCTTTAAATTCTATTTTGAAGAAGAATAAAAAGCTGAGCACTGTGCTTTCAAATCCAATTGAATACAGGGTTCAAGTCTTATATACTACCATAAAAAACGGCAAACCAGGTAAAACACTGGCTTATAACTTAAATGACAAAAACTACTTTTATCCGGCCAGTACTATAAAGCTTCCTGCTGTTTTATTGGCTTTGGAGAAATTAAATAAAATTGGACCTAGCAACGGAATAGACCTAAATACTCCAATGCGTGTGGAGTCCAATTTGGAGAACTACCCATCTGTTTTTTATGACAGTACTGCCCACAACTTCTACCCAAGTATTGGTAATTATTGCAAGAAAATACTTTTGGTGAGTGATAATGACGCATTTAATCGGCTTTATGACTTTGTGGGTCCAAAGGCTCTCAACCAAACCATGCATGAAAAAGGGTACAAAAATTTTAGAGCAGCCCATAGACTTTCAATATCCTTATCTCCTGAGGTAAATAGAAGTAAACCAGAAGTTACGTTTGGCACAATAAAACAAATTCCTTCCACTCCCGATTTTGCCAAAACTGACCGAATGGAAGTTTCCACAGCAGAGCATATTTATCATGAACCCGCTAGTATTAAAGAAGCTCCTGAACCAAAGCCGGGTAAACCTATTTTTATTGGGAAAGGATATATGAACGATGACAAACTAATTAATAAACCAATGGACTTTTCGTCCAAAAATGTTTTCACGCTTAAAGAACAGCACGAAGTCATAATGAGCTTGTTTTTCCCAAATGATGTGGCTGCCTCTAAAAGATTCAACCTGTCGAAAGAGCAAGAAAGTTTCGTTAAAAAATATATGTCGATGTTGCCAAGGGAAAGCGATTTTCCAAAATACGAAGAGAGTAGATTTTATGATTCCTATGTGACGTATTTCATGTACGGAGATCAAAAAACAAGAATCCCCGATAACATCCGAATTTACAATAAGGTGGGTGGTGCTTATGGCTTCTTAATTGACAATGCATACATCACCGATTCCAACTCAGGTGTAGAGTTCATCCTTTCGGCTGTGGTGTATTGTAACAAAGACGGCATTCTCAATGATGACAAGTATGACTATAATGAGATAGGATACCCATTTTTGGCCGAGCTAGGCCGTACGATCTTCGATTACGAGTTAAGAAAAAAGTAA
- a CDS encoding VTC domain-containing protein yields the protein MNKYQKQSLAAISEELKELNPISLAQMDSVSLMDRVDVKYVIPIGELPQIIHQINRDFKILEVAEKRVCTYKTLYFDSPELKLYNDHHSGRAGRYKVRLRNYVDSGTSFLEIKEKNNKGRTLKTRISDKGNFNELLSIEQSTFVEKQTPLNPKELRGNLWVNYDRFTLVSLEDNIRVTFDLNLSFSHENRNKQYENIVIVEVKQSKVSDNKLESILRNNGVRSGSISKYCLGRIVTANGIKYNRFKSKFSKINKLQNGVSSKTNS from the coding sequence ATGAATAAATATCAGAAACAAAGCTTAGCTGCAATATCTGAAGAGTTAAAGGAATTGAATCCAATAAGTCTTGCTCAAATGGATAGTGTAAGCCTCATGGATAGAGTTGATGTGAAATATGTAATTCCGATTGGGGAATTGCCACAAATTATTCATCAAATCAATCGAGATTTCAAAATATTAGAAGTTGCAGAAAAGCGAGTGTGCACTTATAAGACATTATATTTTGATAGCCCAGAGCTCAAACTTTACAATGACCACCACTCCGGAAGAGCAGGGAGGTATAAGGTACGGTTGCGAAATTATGTAGATAGTGGGACTTCATTTTTAGAAATAAAAGAGAAGAATAACAAAGGCAGAACACTGAAAACTCGAATTTCAGATAAGGGTAATTTCAATGAGCTATTAAGTATTGAGCAAAGCACTTTTGTGGAAAAACAAACCCCTTTGAACCCCAAAGAACTTCGAGGAAACCTATGGGTAAATTACGACAGATTTACCCTTGTGAGTTTAGAAGACAACATCCGCGTAACCTTTGACTTAAACCTTTCCTTTAGTCACGAAAACAGAAATAAGCAATACGAAAACATTGTCATTGTAGAGGTGAAACAAAGTAAGGTTAGTGACAACAAACTTGAATCCATATTACGTAACAATGGAGTTCGGTCTGGCTCAATAAGTAAATACTGCTTAGGTAGAATTGTCACTGCGAATGGAATAAAATATAACCGTTTTAAATCAAAATTTTCAAAAATAAACAAGCTACAAAATGGAGTTTCTTCAAAAACTAATAGTTGA
- a CDS encoding isocitrate dehydrogenase has protein sequence MNNTAKIIYTKTDEAPALATYSFLPIIQSFVKPCNVLVETKDISLAGRIIASFPEFLSDDQKIGDALSELGELAKQPEANIIKLPNVSASMPQLKSAIKELQAKGFKLPNYPDEPANEIEKELKTRYDKIKGSAVNPVLREGNSDRRAPKAVKEYARQNPHSMGAWSADSKSHVATMQSGDFRANEKSVTIASPTSISIELVSAAGETTVLKDKLALLEGEVIDATVLSKNALLDFLAEQIKDAKDKGVLFSLHMKATMMKVSDPIIFGHGVRVFFKALFDKYSKTFDELGVDVNNGFGDLLNKIESLPADQKEAIEAEIAAAYKNGPAIAMVNSDKGITNLHVPSDIIIDASMPAMIRTSGKMWNADGKAEDAKAVIPDSSYAGVYEVVIDFCKKNGAFDPTTMGTVPNVGLMAQKAEEYGSHDKTFEIPTNGKVLVKDASGKVLIEHSVEEGDIWRMCQAKDAPIQDWVKLAVNRAKATGWPTIFWLDAGRAHDAELIKKVNKYLGDHDTTRLDIQIMSPEDATAYTLKRLKDGENTISVTGNVLRDYLTDLFPILELGTSAKMLSIVPLMNGGGLFETGAGGSAPKHVQQFVEEGHLRWDSLGEFLALAVSLEHLSETFGNPKAAILGETLDDATSKFLQNDKSPSRKVNEIDNRGSHFYLAMYWAEALAAQDKDAELKTKFAGLAEQLKANEAKINEELIAAQGSPVNIGGYYEPTEDLVSAAMRPSATLNGILENFA, from the coding sequence ATGAACAACACTGCAAAAATTATTTATACCAAAACCGACGAAGCACCTGCTTTAGCAACCTATTCTTTTTTACCAATTATTCAGTCTTTTGTAAAGCCGTGTAATGTTTTGGTAGAGACTAAGGACATTTCTCTTGCAGGGCGTATTATTGCCAGTTTCCCCGAATTTCTATCTGATGACCAAAAAATTGGAGATGCTCTGAGCGAACTAGGAGAATTGGCAAAACAACCAGAAGCAAATATCATAAAGTTGCCAAATGTTAGTGCTTCAATGCCACAATTGAAAAGTGCAATTAAGGAACTACAGGCTAAAGGATTCAAACTTCCTAACTATCCTGATGAGCCAGCTAATGAAATTGAGAAAGAATTAAAAACTCGATACGATAAAATAAAGGGTAGTGCAGTAAACCCGGTTTTAAGAGAAGGAAATTCGGATCGTAGAGCTCCAAAAGCTGTTAAAGAATATGCTCGCCAAAACCCCCACTCTATGGGTGCATGGTCTGCAGACTCAAAATCTCATGTTGCAACAATGCAATCAGGAGACTTTAGAGCTAATGAAAAGTCTGTAACAATCGCATCCCCAACAAGCATCAGTATTGAGCTTGTAAGTGCCGCTGGAGAAACCACAGTATTAAAAGACAAACTTGCTCTTTTAGAAGGAGAGGTTATTGATGCTACGGTATTGAGCAAAAACGCTCTATTAGATTTCTTAGCAGAGCAAATAAAGGACGCTAAAGATAAAGGTGTGTTGTTTTCACTTCATATGAAAGCAACTATGATGAAGGTCTCAGATCCAATTATTTTTGGACATGGTGTTCGAGTATTTTTCAAAGCACTTTTTGACAAATACAGCAAAACCTTCGACGAGTTAGGAGTTGATGTGAACAATGGTTTTGGCGACCTTTTAAACAAAATTGAAAGTCTTCCTGCTGATCAAAAAGAAGCAATTGAAGCAGAAATTGCTGCTGCCTACAAAAATGGTCCTGCTATTGCAATGGTAAACTCTGATAAAGGGATTACTAACCTTCACGTGCCAAGCGATATCATCATTGATGCAAGTATGCCTGCGATGATTCGTACATCTGGTAAGATGTGGAATGCTGACGGAAAAGCAGAAGATGCTAAAGCTGTAATTCCTGATAGTAGTTATGCTGGAGTTTACGAAGTGGTAATTGATTTCTGTAAAAAGAATGGTGCATTTGACCCTACCACTATGGGAACTGTACCAAACGTAGGACTTATGGCTCAAAAAGCCGAAGAATATGGTTCTCATGACAAGACTTTCGAGATACCAACTAATGGTAAAGTACTAGTTAAAGATGCGAGCGGAAAAGTACTTATTGAGCACAGTGTAGAAGAAGGCGATATATGGAGAATGTGTCAGGCAAAAGACGCTCCTATTCAAGACTGGGTAAAACTTGCTGTAAACAGAGCAAAAGCAACAGGCTGGCCAACAATCTTTTGGTTAGACGCGGGAAGAGCACACGACGCTGAATTGATCAAAAAAGTAAATAAATACTTAGGAGATCATGACACTACTAGACTAGATATTCAAATTATGTCGCCAGAAGATGCGACTGCATATACGCTAAAAAGGTTAAAGGATGGCGAAAATACAATTTCAGTAACTGGAAACGTATTGCGTGATTACTTAACTGACCTTTTCCCTATTTTGGAACTTGGTACTAGTGCAAAAATGCTATCTATTGTACCATTGATGAATGGCGGTGGTTTGTTTGAAACTGGTGCAGGTGGATCTGCTCCTAAGCACGTACAGCAATTCGTAGAGGAAGGTCACCTTCGCTGGGATTCTTTAGGTGAGTTTCTTGCATTAGCTGTTTCTCTAGAACACTTAAGCGAAACTTTTGGAAACCCTAAAGCAGCTATTTTAGGTGAAACACTTGACGACGCTACATCTAAGTTTTTACAAAATGACAAATCTCCTTCGAGAAAAGTTAACGAAATAGACAACAGAGGAAGTCATTTTTACCTAGCAATGTATTGGGCTGAAGCACTTGCTGCTCAAGACAAGGATGCAGAATTAAAAACTAAGTTTGCTGGATTAGCTGAACAATTGAAGGCCAACGAAGCAAAAATAAATGAAGAATTAATTGCCGCTCAAGGTAGCCCAGTCAATATCGGAGGATATTATGAGCCAACTGAAGATTTGGTATCTGCAGCAATGCGACCAAGTGCTACACTAAATGGCATCTTGGAAAATTTTGCTTAA
- a CDS encoding TonB-dependent Receptor Plug Domain, with the protein MINLSLKKMLSTAVMVLFVAFGALAQTTISGTIADSETKEPLIGVSVQVKGKIIGTITDIKGQFSLSTSTTTPFVLTISYVGYQSQEVSITANNTNVNISLEEQSIMGQEIVVAASRVEESVLKSASAVEKMGIRDIQQNTSASFYDGLQNLKGIDMTAQGLLFKSVNMRGFGATGNVRTVQMIDGMDNQAPGLNFPVDNIIGMSELDLESVEIVPGAASALYGPNALNGLILMTGKSPFLYQGLSANVKSGVMVADNRDTKTTPFYDVSLRYAKAFNDKFAFKANVAYITADDWQATNYQNQSRGGLADPTRGSGVDTDYDGLNVYGDEDRRDMVTIANGVIANASTPAAVKAGLQGALANNLIPNQFITRTGYLERDMVDYGTKSLKANLALHYRLNENIEAIAQANFGYGTTVYTGQGRYSLRNFNLGQYKLELKGDNFTLRGYTTRENSGESYLSGLAAVGMLNEAKSYAQWYGEYVGAFAQAVGGGLSSDQAHLTARSFADQGTPEPGSSAFNGLLDKYRNKSIAEGGGRFFDKTNLVHFEGVYNFKNEIKFMDLLIGANFRQYQLRSEGTLFADQAEGREGTIKIDEYGAFLQAGKSLFSDHLKLTASGRYDKNENFEGQFTPRVSAVTSFGQNSIRLSYQTGFRIPTTQNQYIDLRTPQGTLIGGLPEFNNRYNLGSGIARDVIADFQVNRLNSQYLTDANRQAIQAAVAAALPSIQSQVIAGVQASVVAQVTQAVTALVASGAIPADQAQATIAAQVATQMQSPQVAAIITQNVTKSAGDFGAAFAISQLPKYQYKPLTPERIQSWEIGYKGIVGKKLFIDAYYYQSIYKNFIGGTEIVVGNSPAAPGLPDVTGIAIGDFSGFSRPANTDNDILATGWAIGANYSLPDGFSVGANVANNELKKFEKSPEQQYAGFNTPKYRYNFNFGRTIGSGDKFGFNITFRHQEAFTWESSFVRTTDISIPVNDLFSNAVVPAINNIDAQVSYKLSAIKSIVKIGGTNIGGKPYVSAFGSASVGSMYYVSLTFDELLNR; encoded by the coding sequence ATGATCAATCTTTCCCTCAAAAAGATGCTTAGCACTGCTGTTATGGTATTGTTCGTAGCATTTGGTGCCTTAGCACAAACAACAATTTCAGGAACCATTGCTGATTCTGAAACTAAAGAACCACTTATTGGAGTGAGTGTTCAAGTAAAAGGTAAAATTATTGGTACTATTACTGACATCAAGGGTCAGTTTTCGCTCAGTACTTCTACCACTACTCCATTTGTACTTACTATTTCTTACGTAGGATATCAATCTCAAGAAGTATCAATTACCGCAAATAATACCAACGTAAACATTTCTCTCGAAGAGCAATCCATCATGGGTCAAGAGATTGTTGTAGCTGCATCTCGAGTAGAAGAGAGTGTGTTAAAATCTGCATCAGCAGTCGAAAAAATGGGCATTAGAGACATTCAGCAAAATACTTCTGCTTCTTTTTACGACGGACTTCAAAACCTAAAAGGTATTGATATGACCGCTCAAGGACTACTCTTCAAATCAGTAAATATGAGAGGATTTGGAGCAACTGGAAATGTACGTACCGTTCAAATGATCGACGGTATGGATAACCAAGCCCCTGGCCTTAACTTTCCCGTTGATAATATCATTGGAATGTCTGAGCTGGACCTTGAGAGTGTCGAAATTGTGCCAGGAGCGGCGTCTGCACTTTACGGACCGAATGCTCTTAATGGACTAATTCTAATGACTGGAAAAAGCCCTTTTCTTTATCAAGGACTGAGTGCGAATGTAAAAAGTGGTGTTATGGTAGCCGACAATCGTGATACCAAGACCACACCATTTTATGACGTTTCTTTACGTTACGCTAAAGCTTTCAACGACAAATTCGCATTTAAGGCAAATGTTGCCTACATCACTGCAGATGATTGGCAAGCTACAAATTACCAAAATCAAAGTAGAGGAGGTCTTGCTGACCCAACAAGAGGGTCAGGTGTAGATACAGACTATGATGGGCTTAATGTTTATGGCGATGAAGATCGTAGAGATATGGTAACTATAGCAAATGGTGTAATAGCAAATGCAAGCACTCCAGCAGCTGTAAAGGCTGGCCTACAAGGAGCTCTGGCTAATAACCTTATACCTAATCAGTTTATTACAAGAACTGGTTACCTGGAAAGGGACATGGTGGATTATGGCACAAAAAGCCTTAAAGCTAACTTAGCTTTGCATTATAGATTAAATGAAAATATTGAAGCAATTGCACAAGCAAATTTTGGATACGGAACCACTGTTTACACAGGACAAGGAAGGTATTCGCTTAGAAACTTTAACTTGGGTCAATACAAATTAGAACTTAAGGGTGATAATTTCACACTTAGGGGTTATACCACAAGAGAAAATTCTGGCGAATCTTATTTGTCTGGTTTAGCAGCAGTAGGAATGTTAAACGAAGCTAAATCTTACGCACAATGGTATGGGGAATACGTCGGTGCTTTTGCTCAGGCAGTTGGTGGCGGACTTTCAAGTGATCAAGCTCATCTTACAGCTAGGTCATTTGCTGATCAAGGTACGCCAGAGCCGGGCTCCAGTGCATTTAACGGGCTGTTAGATAAATATCGAAATAAAAGTATTGCAGAAGGTGGAGGACGTTTTTTTGATAAAACAAATCTGGTACACTTTGAAGGTGTTTATAATTTCAAAAATGAGATAAAATTTATGGACTTATTGATTGGTGCAAATTTCCGTCAGTATCAATTAAGGTCTGAAGGTACACTATTCGCAGATCAAGCAGAAGGCAGAGAAGGCACCATTAAAATTGATGAATATGGTGCATTTTTACAGGCAGGAAAAAGTCTCTTTTCGGATCATTTGAAGCTCACTGCTTCAGGTCGATATGATAAAAATGAAAACTTTGAAGGTCAATTTACTCCTAGAGTTTCTGCCGTTACTTCATTTGGGCAAAACAGCATACGCCTATCATATCAAACTGGCTTTAGAATACCTACTACACAAAATCAATATATTGATTTAAGAACGCCTCAAGGAACACTTATTGGTGGTCTTCCTGAATTTAACAATAGGTATAACTTAGGTTCTGGAATTGCTCGGGATGTGATTGCCGATTTCCAAGTCAATAGACTTAACTCCCAATACTTGACTGATGCAAATAGACAAGCCATACAAGCTGCAGTTGCTGCCGCTTTGCCTAGTATTCAAAGTCAAGTAATTGCTGGTGTACAAGCAAGTGTTGTTGCTCAAGTTACTCAAGCGGTTACAGCTTTAGTAGCAAGTGGAGCTATTCCAGCTGACCAAGCTCAAGCAACAATAGCAGCACAAGTAGCTACGCAAATGCAATCTCCCCAAGTTGCTGCGATTATCACTCAAAATGTAACCAAAAGTGCTGGAGATTTTGGAGCTGCCTTTGCCATTTCACAATTACCTAAATATCAATACAAGCCTTTGACACCTGAAAGGATACAATCATGGGAAATAGGCTATAAAGGTATTGTTGGCAAAAAACTGTTTATTGATGCTTACTATTACCAAAGCATTTATAAGAATTTCATAGGTGGAACCGAAATTGTAGTAGGAAATTCGCCTGCTGCTCCAGGCTTGCCTGATGTTACAGGAATTGCTATAGGAGACTTTAGTGGTTTTTCTAGACCTGCAAACACTGACAATGACATTTTAGCAACAGGATGGGCAATTGGTGCGAATTATTCTTTACCAGATGGGTTTAGTGTAGGAGCAAATGTTGCTAATAATGAGTTGAAAAAGTTCGAAAAGTCGCCAGAACAACAATATGCAGGATTTAATACACCAAAATATAGATATAATTTCAATTTTGGTAGAACTATCGGTAGTGGTGACAAATTTGGCTTTAATATCACATTTAGGCATCAAGAAGCATTCACTTGGGAATCTTCATTTGTAAGGACCACCGACATTAGTATTCCTGTAAACGATTTATTTTCAAATGCAGTAGTTCCAGCGATCAACAATATTGACGCTCAAGTAAGCTACAAGCTTTCTGCAATCAAATCAATCGTGAAAATTGGTGGAACAAATATTGGAGGCAAGCCATATGTATCTGCCTTCGGTAGTGCATCGGTAGGATCAATGTATTATGTATCGTTAACCTTTGATGAGTTATTAAATAGATAA